Proteins from a single region of Elgaria multicarinata webbii isolate HBS135686 ecotype San Diego chromosome 23, rElgMul1.1.pri, whole genome shotgun sequence:
- the ADAMTSL5 gene encoding ADAMTS-like protein 5 — MLRSAEAGQAAPRPGAGDRGPGMAGDASPRGAPDAGPWRQGAPPGASSGLSQQQPASGARGVWHPSSPWSVLLLIWLTFACAAQGADGEAPGIHQPRHRRQPSHGAWTHWGSWSACSSTCGDGASFRTRRCIRFPEEELCRGTPRQYRVCERDECPVGSVPFWAIQCSLYNGKPILGGQTPYEWVPFHGAPNICDLNCLAVGHNFYYTFGRVLDGTRCSPESRDLCISGQCLRAGCDGILGSEAQADACGVCHGRNESCIFVQRVFRAAFPTSGFFGYKNVTRIPAGARHIKVTDHSRNYLALMNANQRYVINGEWSIDWPGAYAVAGTTVHYARTGDAQESLEAVGPTQEDVWVMVLFQEHNPGIEYQFWLPKHQSHHVQSDASALRQPQTREAEGGAPGEAPTLPPATAATPHFQNARGTTKKTPRGEATPEPARTDTQPGRCRQCDTPRGKSQRIRHYCSSDFVFRARILSKRYVGQETRYDVQVKHTYHNRFPIIHREYVWVSNTCDCPMLAERREYVLMARRHVNFEHTLNRILLQRWSYARPWSPREDLQLRDVPKHCGTP; from the exons ATGCTGCGCTCGGCTGAGGCGGGCCAGGCTGCGCCGCGCCCCGGAGCAGGGGACAGGGGCCCCGGCATGGCGGGAGACGCGTCCCCCCGGGGGGCCCCGGACGCTGGGCCATGGAGGCAGGGAGCCCCGCCGGGCGCCAGCAGCGGGCTGAGCCAGCAGCAGCCGGCGTCGGGCGCCCGCGGCGTCTG GCACCCCTCTTCTCCTTGGAGCGTTCTGCTTCTCATCTGGCTGACTTTTGCATGCGCTGCTCAG GGGGCAGATGGCGAGGCGCCAGGGATCCACCAGCCTCGCCACCGGCGCCAGCCGAGCCATGGGGCGTGGACCCACTGGGGCAGCTGGAGCGCCTGTTCCAGTACATGTGGGGACGGAGCCTCTTTCCGGACCAGGAGATGCATCAG GTTCCCCGAGGAGGAGCTCTGTCGAGGGACGCCCAGGCAATATCGTGTGTGTGAGCGGGAC GAGTGCCCCGTTGGCTCCGTTCCCTTCTGGGCGATCCAGTGCTCCCTCTACAACGGCAAGCCCATCTTGGGGGGCCAGACCCCGTACGAGTGGGTCCCGTTCCACGGAG CTCCAAACATCTGTGACCTAAACTGCCTCGCGGTGGGACACAATTTCTACTACACCTTTGGAAGGGTTTTGGACGGGACCCGTTGCAGCCCAGAGTCTAGAGACCTTTGCATCAGCGGCCAGTGTTTG AGAGCAGGTTGCGATGGGATCCTGGGCTCGGAAGCTCAAGCTGATGCCTGCGGCGTTTGCCACGGCAGGAACGAGTCGTGCATCTTCGTGCAGCGGGTGTTCCGGGCGGCGTTCCCCACCTCTG GTTTCTTCGGGTACAAGAACGTGACCCGGATCCCGGCTGGAGCCAGGCACATCAAGGTGACGGACCACAGCCGCAACTACCTCG CTTTGATGAACGCCAACCAGCGCTACGTCATCAACGGGGAATGGTCCATCGACTGGCCAGGCGCGTACGCCGTGGCAGGCACCACGGTGCATTACGCTCGCACGGGCGACGCGCAGGAGAGCCTTGAGGCGGTGGGGCCCACCCAGGAGGACGTGTGGGTCATG GTCCTCTTCCAGGAGCACAACCCGGGCATTGAGTACCAGTTCTGGCTCCCAAAGCACCAGTCCCATCACGTCCAGAGCGACGCCAGCGCTCTCCGCCAGCCCCAGACCAGGGAGGCCGAGGGAGGGGCCCCAGGGGAGGCCCCCACGCTCCCACCCGCCACGGCAGCCACGCCCCACTTCCAGAATGCCCGGGGCACCACCAAGAAAACACCACGAGGGGAGGCGACGCCAGAGCCAGCAAGGACGGACACCCAGCCAG GAAGGTGTAGGCAGTGTGACACGCCGAGGGGGAAATCGCAGCGCATCCGCCATTACTGCAGCAGCGACTTTG ttTTCCGCGCCCGGATCCTCTCCAAGCGCTACGTCGGCCAGGAGACGCGCTACGACGTGCAGGTGAAGCACACGTACCACAACCGCTTCCCCATCATCCACCGCGAGTACGTCTGGGTCTCCAACACCTGCGATTGCCCCATGCTGGCCGAGCGGCGCGAATACGTCCTGATGGCCCGGCGCCACGTCAACTTCGAGCACACCCTCAACCGCATCCTGCTGCAGCGCTGGAGCTACGCCCGGCCCTGGTCGCCCCGGGAGGACCTGCAGCTCCGGGATGTGCCCAAGCACTGCGGGACACCGTGA
- the LOC134413157 gene encoding 3-galactosyl-N-acetylglucosaminide 4-alpha-L-fucosyltransferase FUT3-like: MEASWPEGSAKSKRQTRRAGCWKFLSLVLLQVLISMMVVVYIRNCVKADPSASEPSPLLEQPRKGSCAPARRPPEITILLWTWPFKKSSPLPKCGRVLGFPDCRFTLNRSWYPRADVVIIHHRDVYHSPMLLPKGPRPPSQRWVWLNLESPYNSYNLHFMDNLFNLTMTYRRDSDIFSPYGWLEVLQKPRQVIVPPKSKLVAWVISNWKPNLRRTKYYQVLRQHVHVDVYGHGHMPLPKEQHYATLSQYKFYLAFENSIHEDYITEKLWKNALAAETVPVVLGPPRSNYERYLPPDAFIHVDDFPTPQQLADFLHRLDRDPIQYQRYFQWRSQLKPFAFLSWHIHYCKACWALQSRPTQYQTVRKLSMWFR, translated from the exons ATGGAGGCCAGCTGGCCAG AGGGCTCCGCAAAGTCCAAGAGGCAGACAAGACGTGCCGGGTGTTGGAAATTCCTCAGCTTGGTGCTCTTGCAGGTTTTGATAAGCATGATGGTCGTCGTCTACATCCGAAACTGCGTGAAAGCAGATCCGTCGGCCTCGGAGCCCTCCCCGCTCCTGGAGCAGCCCAGGAAAGGGTCCTGTGCCCCCGCCAGGAGGCCCCCCGAGATCACGATCCTCCTCTGGACCTGGCCGTTCAAGAAGTCCTCCCCGCTTCCGAAATGCGGCAGGGTCCTGGGCTTCCCGGACTGCCGCTTCACGCTCAACCGCAGCTGGTACCCGAGGGCCGACGTGGTGATCATCCACCACAGGGACGTCTACCACAGCCCCATGCTGCTCCCGAAGGGACCACGGCCCCCCTCCCAGCGCTGGGTCTGGCTCAACCTGGAGTCGCCCTACAACTCCTACAACCTCCATTTCATGGACAACCTCTTCAACCTCACCATGACGTACCGGAGGGACTCGGATATCTTCAGCCCGTACGGCTGGCTGGAAGTCCTCCAGAAACCTCGACAGGTCATCGTCCCGCCCAAGTCCAAGCTGGTGGCCTGGGTCATCAGCAACTGGAAGCCGAACCTCCGCCGGACGAAGTATTACCAGGTGCTGAGGCAGCACGTCCACGTGGACGTGTACGGCCACGGCCACATGCCTCTGCCGAAGGAGCAGCACTACGCCACGCTGTCCCAGTACAAGTTCTACCTGGCTTTTGAGAACTCCATCCACGAGGACTACATCACGGAGAAGCTCTGGAAGAACGCCTTGGCCGCCGAGACCGTGCCAGTGGTCCTGGGGCCGCCGCGCAGCAACTACGAGCGCTACCTGCCCCCGGACGCGTTCATCCACGTCGACGACTTCCCCACGCCGCAGCAGCTGGCCGATTTCCTGCACCGGCTGGACAGGGACCCAATCCAGTACCAGCGCTATTTCCAGTGGCGCTCACAGCTGAAGCCTTTCGCCTTCTTAAGTTGGCACATTCACTACTGCAAAGCATGCTGGGCCTTACAAAGCAGGCCCACACAGTACCAGACCGTGAGGAAGCTCAGCATGTGGTTCAGGTGA
- the LOC134413159 gene encoding kelch-like protein 21 has translation MDCLEEGAAAVQAEPEGDAVLELGEKLFPVNRWALAGHSRYFEAMFFGGTRERTQRHIRIRGVEAGPFQALLDFTQTGRLHVTRDNVTGLLEAADFLQFDGAKRRCEAFLERELHVSNCFGLLAYAQHFACVELRSAALCVALTHWADVAAHEEFEELPKETLLRLLRSDELFVGREDVVFEAVMRWVAADPAGREQDFLELVGQVRVPFLSLSFLDRLVKRSQRPGEDLSARLLRKLDSCPPPSWRDVARSPCPGRSYDTLYVLAGKHDQDQQELFQFQPKAGTWQPCAPLKRRNLTQYAVAAVGNFLFVTGGSFREEFSWSNVAWVLIYNSWEDSWLEGPAMRKARNSHCAVAVGFHLYVMGGSTEEGITPTVERLAPMDAAWESTTPLVHPVERAGAVSVGTRIYVVCGLDENGDVCRAVQRLDVERDVWDVISFSPLPRYDLCVTALNGAIYTLGGGAFRFDIDTGKWTPVDEACLARKFFQGCGTANGRIYLLAQRQGTGAIPTMVVLDPYLDLCQEGDHKLPCPLPIHAAASIRRFDT, from the exons ATGGACTGCCTGGAGGAGGGCGCGGCAGCAGTTCAGGCAGAGCCGGAAGGCGACGCCGTCCTGGAGCTCGGAGAAAAGCTGTTCCCGGTCAACCGGTGGGCCCTGGCTGGCCACAGCCGCTACTTCGAGGCCATGTTCTTTGGGGGCACCCGGGAGCGCACCCAAAGGCACATCCGGATCAGGGGGGTCGAGGCGGGGCCATTCCAGGCCCTCCTGGACTTCACCCAGACGGGCCGCCTCCACGTCACGCGGGACAATGTCACCGGCCTCCTCGAGGCGGCTGACTTCCTCCAGTTCGACGGTGCCAAGAGGCGGTGCGAGGCCTTCTTGGAGAGGGAGCTCCACGTCTCCAACTGCTTCGGCCTGCTGGCCTACGCCCAGCACTTCGCCTGCGTGGAGCTCCGTTCTGCGGCCCTCTGCGTGGCGCTGACCCACTGGGCCGACGTGGCGGCCCACGAGGAGTTCGAGGAGCTCCCCAAGGAGACGCTGCTCAGGCTGCTGCGGAGCGACGAGCTCTTTGTGGGCCGAGAGGATGTGGTCTTCGAGGCGGTGATGCGGTGGGTGGCCGCGGACCCGGCCGGCCGGGAGCAGGACTTCCTGGAGCTGGTGGGCCAGGTGCGCGTCCCCTTCCTGAGCCTCTCCTTCCTGGACCGCCTGGTAAAACGCAGCCAGCGCCCCGGCGAGGACCTCTCGGCGCGGCTGCTGAGGAAGCTGGACAGCTGCCCGCCGCCCAGCTGGAGGGACGTGGCGCGCTCGCCCTGCCCTGGCCGCAGCTACGACACCCTCTACGTGCTAGCCGGGAAGCACGACCAAGACCAGCAGGAGCTCTTCCAGTTCCAGCCCAAGGCCGGCACCTGGCAGCCCTGCGCCCCGCTCAAGCGCAGGAACCTCACCCAGTATGCGGTGGCCGCAGTAG GCAACTTCCTCTTTGTGACGGGCGGATCCTTCCGGGAAGAGTTCTCCTGGTCCAACGTGGCCTGGGTCTTGATCTACAACAGCTGGGAGGACAGCTGGCTGGAAGGCCCCGCCATGAGGAAGGCCCGCAACAGCCACTGCGCCGTGGCCGTGGGCTTCCACCTGTACGTGATGGGCGGCAGCACCGAAGAGGGCATCACGCCCACGGTGGAGCGCCTGGCGCCCATGGATGCCGCCTGGGAGAGCACCACGCCCCTGGTGCACCCCGTGGAACGAGCCGGGGCCGTCAGCGTGGGGACCCGGATCTACGTGGTCTGCGGCCTGGACGAGAACGGGGACGTGTGCCGGGCAGTGCAGCGGCTGGACGTGGAACGCGACGTGTGGGACGTCATTTCTTTCTCCCCACTTCCTCG GTACGACCTCTGTGTCACTGCGCTGAATGGCGCCATTTACACCCTTGGAGGGGGGGCCTTCCGCTTCGACATAGACACAGGCAAGTGGACGCCGGTGGACGAGGCGTGCTTGGCCCGGAAGTTCTTCCAGGGCTGCGGCACGGCCAACGGGCGGATTTACCTCCTGGCGCAGAGGCAAGGGACCGGGGCCATCCCAACCATGGTGGTCTTGGACCCCTACCTGGACTTGTGCCAGGAGGGGGACCACAaactcccctgccccctgcccattcATGCGGCCGCCTCCATACGGAGATTTGACACATGA
- the LSM7 gene encoding U6 snRNA-associated Sm-like protein LSm7 — MPVESKMADKEKKKKESILDLSKYIDKTIRVKFQGGREASGVLKGFDPLLNLVLDGTIEYMRDPDDQYKLTEDTRQLGLVVCRGTSVVLICPQDGMEAIPNPFIQQQDG; from the exons ATGCCTGTGGAGAGCAAGATGGCG gacaaggagaagaagaagaaggagagcaTCTTGGATCTTTCCAAATACATCGACAAAACCATCCGTGTGAAGTTCCAGGGCGGCCGGGAAG CCAGTGGTGTCTTGAAAGGTTTTGACCCACTACTAAACCTTGTGCTGGATGGTACCATTGAGTATATGAGAG ATCCAGATGATCAATATAAGCTCACAGAGGACACCCGCCAGCTGGGGCTGGTGGTCTGCAGAGGGACCTCTGTGGTCCTCATTTGCCCCCAGGATGGGATGGAAGCCATCCCGAATCCCTTCATTCAGCAGCAAGACGGGTAG